In Oncorhynchus tshawytscha isolate Ot180627B linkage group LG23, Otsh_v2.0, whole genome shotgun sequence, the following proteins share a genomic window:
- the lsr gene encoding lipolysis-stimulated lipoprotein receptor isoform X1, giving the protein MFLTFVVTVLMATGSTMAISVQCPVKRYVVILFQPVTLTCNFQTSSTQPPVITWRYKSYCRDPIQAALNPSSADNILSQNNPNYNANIECADNLRTVRIVASKQGSAVTLGLEYQGRKVSILNNADLNLAQTAWGDSGVYVCSVVSSQDLTGNSEDYTELIVLERKSNTTDLLPEIDLLVMEDWLLVVLVVFGFLLLLLLIAICWCQCCPHTCCCYISCPCCPEKCCCPRALYEAGKAVKSGIPSHYAPTLYAPSMYPQPPYGGGMQQPSIPMLPLPQGMGGPPLHPNGYGREYDRASSVGQGSQVPLLHDPDSGAGDQTRSGYRIQVDPDGNATRAIYYMERQLANLDPTRSGDAGGKYNRLDGGMSEVSSLHDDPRGRGGGRSQAPLLATVYDQDEAMSTISSVSAHGQRGRDDYQRRGGGPSPHMGAQGRARSMDNLDDIARRDRYPRDPRDPRDDYPPQRRDGGGGARDRRGSDDDFSSRGGYDRGRNFDDRRRREPSPDDRRRGSSPVSGLQGRRSRDDLMAIERDRERGGGGGGWDAYDDSFLREAMEKKRLGEQQRARSRERLDSDSERSDRGRAPRGPPPLPMSPPSAYPVRRYDDNYPAPPPPPYISDDESLTSCKKSNLRKNGAVSRESLVV; this is encoded by the exons ATGTTCCTGACTTTCGTGGTGACCGTCCTTATGGCAACAG gctccactATGGCCATCTCTGTCCAGTGTCCTGTCAAGAGGTATGTGGTCATCCTATTCCAGCCGGTCACGCTCACCTGCAACTTCCAGACGTCTTCAACGCAGCCGCCCGTCATCACCTGGAGGTACAAGTCCTACTGCAGGGACCCCATCCAGGCAGCCCTGAACCCCAGCAGTGCTGACAACATCCTGTCCCAGAACAACCCTAACTACAACGCCAACATTGAGTGTGCCGACAACCTGCGGACGGTGCGCATCGTGGCCTCCAAGCAGGGCAGTGCTGTTACTCTGGGCCTGGAGTACCAGGGGCGCAAAGTCAGCATCTTGAACA ATGCAGACCTGAACCTTGCCCAGACGGCGTGGGGAGATAGTGGCGTGTACGTGTGCTCTGTGGTGTCTTCTCAGGATCTGACAGGAAACAGCGAGGACTACACAGAGCTCATAGTGCTGG AGAGAAAGTCAAATACCACTGATCTCCTGCCTGAGATTGACTTACTGGTTATGGAAG ACTGGTTGTTGGTGGTACTGGTAGTGTTTGGCttcctgctgctgttgctcctcaTAGCGATCTGCTGGTGCCAGTGCTGCCCCCACACCTGCTGCTGCTACATCAGCTGCCCCTGCTGCCCTGAGAAATGCTGCTGCCCACGGGCAC TGTACGAAGCAGGCAAGGCGGTGAAGTCGGGCATCCCCAGCCACTACGCCCCCACACTCTATGCTCCCAGCATGTACCCCCAGCCACCCTACGGAGGGGGCATGCAACAGCCCAGCATACCCATGCTGCCCCTGCCCCAGGGAATGGGCGGCCCCCCACTGCACCCCAACGGCTACGGACGGGAGTACGACAGAGCCAGCTCAG TTGGACAAGGCTCCCAGGTGCCTTTGCTGCATGACCCGGACAGTGGCGCAGGAGACCAAA CTCGGAGTGGCTACCGTATCCAGGTGGACCCAGATGGGAACGCAACGCGGGCCATCTACTACATGGAGAGACAGCTAGCCAACCTGGACCCCACACGGTCTGGTGATGCCGGTGGGAAGTACAACCGCT tgGATGGGGGGATGAGCGAGGTGAGCTCCCTACACGATGACCCCCGGGGCCGTGGCGGCGGCCGCTCCCAGGCCCCGCTCCTCGCCACCGTGTACGACCAGGACGAGGCCATGAGCACCATCAGCAGCGTGTCCGCGCACGGCCAGCGGGGGCGTGACGACTACCAGCGGCGAGGAGGTGGGCCCTCCCCCCACATGGGGGCCCAGGGACGCGCTCGCTCCATGGACAATCTGGATGACATCGCCCGCCGAGACCGCTACCCCAGAGACCCCCGGGATCCCCGTGACGACTACCCTCCCCAACGCCGtgacggaggaggaggagccagAGATCGCAGAGG CTCGGATGATGACTTTAGCAGCCGCGGAGGCTACGACCGCGGCCGTAACTTTGACGACCGCAGACGGCGCGAGCCCTCCCCTGACGACCGTCGCCGCGGAAGCAGCCCGGTCAGCGGTCTCCAGGGGAGACGTAGCCGTGATGACCTGATGGCCATCGAACGTGATCGGGAGCGTGGTGGTGGCGGCGGTGGGTGGGACGCCTACGATGATAGCTTTCTGCGGGAAGCCATGGAGAAGAAGCGTCTAGGCGAGCAGCAGAGGGCGAGGAGCCGCGAGCGCCTGGACAGCGACAGCGAGCGCTCGGACCGAGGCAGGGCCCCCCGCGGACCCCCTCCACTCCCCATGTCCCCGCCCTCCGCCTACCCCGTCCGTCGCTACGAT
- the lsr gene encoding lipolysis-stimulated lipoprotein receptor isoform X2, giving the protein MFLTFVVTVLMATGSTMAISVQCPVKRYVVILFQPVTLTCNFQTSSTQPPVITWRYKSYCRDPIQAALNPSSADNILSQNNPNYNANIECADNLRTVRIVASKQGSAVTLGLEYQGRKVSILNNADLNLAQTAWGDSGVYVCSVVSSQDLTGNSEDYTELIVLDWLLVVLVVFGFLLLLLLIAICWCQCCPHTCCCYISCPCCPEKCCCPRALYEAGKAVKSGIPSHYAPTLYAPSMYPQPPYGGGMQQPSIPMLPLPQGMGGPPLHPNGYGREYDRASSVGQGSQVPLLHDPDSGAGDQTRSGYRIQVDPDGNATRAIYYMERQLANLDPTRSGDAGGKYNRLDGGMSEVSSLHDDPRGRGGGRSQAPLLATVYDQDEAMSTISSVSAHGQRGRDDYQRRGGGPSPHMGAQGRARSMDNLDDIARRDRYPRDPRDPRDDYPPQRRDGGGGARDRRGSDDDFSSRGGYDRGRNFDDRRRREPSPDDRRRGSSPVSGLQGRRSRDDLMAIERDRERGGGGGGWDAYDDSFLREAMEKKRLGEQQRARSRERLDSDSERSDRGRAPRGPPPLPMSPPSAYPVRRYDDNYPAPPPPPYISDDESLTSCKKSNLRKNGAVSRESLVV; this is encoded by the exons ATGTTCCTGACTTTCGTGGTGACCGTCCTTATGGCAACAG gctccactATGGCCATCTCTGTCCAGTGTCCTGTCAAGAGGTATGTGGTCATCCTATTCCAGCCGGTCACGCTCACCTGCAACTTCCAGACGTCTTCAACGCAGCCGCCCGTCATCACCTGGAGGTACAAGTCCTACTGCAGGGACCCCATCCAGGCAGCCCTGAACCCCAGCAGTGCTGACAACATCCTGTCCCAGAACAACCCTAACTACAACGCCAACATTGAGTGTGCCGACAACCTGCGGACGGTGCGCATCGTGGCCTCCAAGCAGGGCAGTGCTGTTACTCTGGGCCTGGAGTACCAGGGGCGCAAAGTCAGCATCTTGAACA ATGCAGACCTGAACCTTGCCCAGACGGCGTGGGGAGATAGTGGCGTGTACGTGTGCTCTGTGGTGTCTTCTCAGGATCTGACAGGAAACAGCGAGGACTACACAGAGCTCATAGTGCTGG ACTGGTTGTTGGTGGTACTGGTAGTGTTTGGCttcctgctgctgttgctcctcaTAGCGATCTGCTGGTGCCAGTGCTGCCCCCACACCTGCTGCTGCTACATCAGCTGCCCCTGCTGCCCTGAGAAATGCTGCTGCCCACGGGCAC TGTACGAAGCAGGCAAGGCGGTGAAGTCGGGCATCCCCAGCCACTACGCCCCCACACTCTATGCTCCCAGCATGTACCCCCAGCCACCCTACGGAGGGGGCATGCAACAGCCCAGCATACCCATGCTGCCCCTGCCCCAGGGAATGGGCGGCCCCCCACTGCACCCCAACGGCTACGGACGGGAGTACGACAGAGCCAGCTCAG TTGGACAAGGCTCCCAGGTGCCTTTGCTGCATGACCCGGACAGTGGCGCAGGAGACCAAA CTCGGAGTGGCTACCGTATCCAGGTGGACCCAGATGGGAACGCAACGCGGGCCATCTACTACATGGAGAGACAGCTAGCCAACCTGGACCCCACACGGTCTGGTGATGCCGGTGGGAAGTACAACCGCT tgGATGGGGGGATGAGCGAGGTGAGCTCCCTACACGATGACCCCCGGGGCCGTGGCGGCGGCCGCTCCCAGGCCCCGCTCCTCGCCACCGTGTACGACCAGGACGAGGCCATGAGCACCATCAGCAGCGTGTCCGCGCACGGCCAGCGGGGGCGTGACGACTACCAGCGGCGAGGAGGTGGGCCCTCCCCCCACATGGGGGCCCAGGGACGCGCTCGCTCCATGGACAATCTGGATGACATCGCCCGCCGAGACCGCTACCCCAGAGACCCCCGGGATCCCCGTGACGACTACCCTCCCCAACGCCGtgacggaggaggaggagccagAGATCGCAGAGG CTCGGATGATGACTTTAGCAGCCGCGGAGGCTACGACCGCGGCCGTAACTTTGACGACCGCAGACGGCGCGAGCCCTCCCCTGACGACCGTCGCCGCGGAAGCAGCCCGGTCAGCGGTCTCCAGGGGAGACGTAGCCGTGATGACCTGATGGCCATCGAACGTGATCGGGAGCGTGGTGGTGGCGGCGGTGGGTGGGACGCCTACGATGATAGCTTTCTGCGGGAAGCCATGGAGAAGAAGCGTCTAGGCGAGCAGCAGAGGGCGAGGAGCCGCGAGCGCCTGGACAGCGACAGCGAGCGCTCGGACCGAGGCAGGGCCCCCCGCGGACCCCCTCCACTCCCCATGTCCCCGCCCTCCGCCTACCCCGTCCGTCGCTACGAT